The following proteins come from a genomic window of Aquimarina sp. MAR_2010_214:
- a CDS encoding aldo/keto reductase family oxidoreductase, protein MDVKVSCQNSICSRIVAGCMNWGEWGASLTIGQTQKLIENCLAIDVTTFDHADIYGHYTTETLFGNALKKQPSLREKMQLVTKCGIKLVTPNRPDTIIKSYNTSKDYIVSSVEQSLQNLNTDYIDLFLIHRPSPLMNPKEIAEAFTKLKNDGKVLHFGVSNFTKQQFEMLHKFIPLVTNQIEVSPLHLDPFIDGTLDQCIADGIKPMGYSTLAGGKFFGKQLEDRVIRINKVVAMLSEKYNVMPDQILISWIIKHPSGILPIIGSTKISRIKSAVDALSIKITDEEWFMIWEASTGKEVA, encoded by the coding sequence ATGGATGTTAAGGTTTCGTGTCAAAATTCTATATGTTCGCGTATAGTAGCAGGATGTATGAATTGGGGAGAATGGGGAGCTAGTTTAACTATAGGCCAGACTCAGAAATTGATAGAAAACTGTCTTGCTATAGATGTTACTACTTTTGATCATGCAGATATTTACGGACATTATACCACAGAAACATTGTTTGGTAATGCACTTAAAAAACAACCTTCTCTTCGTGAAAAAATGCAACTTGTTACTAAATGTGGTATTAAATTAGTAACGCCTAATCGCCCTGATACTATTATTAAATCATATAATACAAGTAAAGACTATATTGTAAGCTCTGTAGAACAATCTTTACAGAATCTGAATACAGATTATATAGACCTGTTTTTGATTCATAGACCAAGTCCGCTAATGAATCCTAAAGAGATTGCAGAGGCTTTTACCAAACTCAAAAATGATGGTAAGGTATTGCATTTTGGAGTATCAAATTTTACAAAACAACAATTTGAGATGTTACATAAGTTTATTCCTTTAGTAACAAATCAGATAGAAGTCTCTCCGCTTCACTTGGATCCTTTTATAGATGGCACCTTGGATCAATGTATTGCAGATGGTATTAAACCTATGGGATATTCTACACTTGCAGGAGGGAAATTCTTTGGAAAACAGCTTGAGGATAGAGTTATAAGGATTAATAAAGTGGTTGCTATGTTGTCTGAAAAATATAATGTTATGCCTGATCAGATTCTAATATCTTGGATTATAAAACATCCTTCTGGTATTCTTCCAATTATTGGATCGACCAAAATTAGTCGTATTAAATCAGCAGTAGATGCTTTATCGATTAAAATCACCGACGAAGAATGGTTTATGATTTGGGAAGCTTCTACAGGAAAAGAAGTAGCTTAA
- the rsmD gene encoding 16S rRNA (guanine(966)-N(2))-methyltransferase RsmD, with protein MRIISGKYKGKRLTAPKKLPVRPTTDMAKEALFNILRNQYNFSQISVLDLFAGTGNISYEFISRGTEDVTAVDSHYACLGYIKSVAKELDSPIETIKSDVYSYLEKVKRKVDIIFADPPYDFTTDQFSKIATLVFENELLNEHGVLIIEHSKHTSLEESPYFSNSRKYGGSVFSFFEK; from the coding sequence ATGCGTATTATCTCAGGGAAATATAAAGGAAAAAGACTTACTGCACCAAAGAAATTGCCCGTACGCCCCACCACTGATATGGCAAAAGAGGCGTTGTTTAATATCTTAAGAAATCAATACAACTTCTCTCAAATATCAGTTTTAGATCTTTTTGCAGGAACAGGAAACATCAGCTATGAATTCATATCCAGAGGAACAGAGGATGTAACTGCTGTAGATTCTCACTATGCATGTCTTGGATATATCAAAAGTGTAGCAAAAGAACTGGACTCTCCTATCGAGACCATAAAAAGTGATGTCTATAGCTATCTCGAAAAAGTAAAACGAAAAGTAGATATCATCTTCGCTGATCCTCCTTATGATTTTACCACAGATCAGTTTAGTAAAATTGCAACATTAGTTTTTGAAAATGAATTATTAAATGAACATGGGGTCTTGATTATTGAGCATTCTAAACATACCTCTCTCGAGGAATCACCATATTTTAGTAATTCGAGAAAATATGGAGGATCTGTCTTTAGCTTTTTTGAAAAATAA